Proteins co-encoded in one Papaver somniferum cultivar HN1 chromosome 5, ASM357369v1, whole genome shotgun sequence genomic window:
- the LOC113281164 gene encoding aspartokinase 2, chloroplastic-like isoform X3, translating to MAASLQFNNGIRTAHCGYQFRRNSLLVGRNQPQLKFSSSISSISGLVCARTEGSCSRDSRNRGLKINCDKRNADETTNGSPGDTGEQLLTCVMKFGGSSVASAERMREVAELIRSFPEERPVIVLSAMGKTTNKLLQAGEKAVSCGVIHASEIEELEFIKDLHYRTVDELGVDNSVIAVHLEELEQLLKGIAMMKELTPRTKDYIVSFGECMSTRIFAAYMNKIGVKARQYDAFEIGFITTDEFTNADILEATYPAVAKRLHGDWMKESAIPIITGFLGKGWKTCAVTTLGRGGSDLTATTIGKALGLREIQVWKDVDGVLTCDPNIYSGAMPVPYLTFDEAAELAYFGAQVLHPQSMRPAREGDIPVRVKNSYNPKAPGTFITRCRDMSEAVLTSIVLKRNVTMLDIVSTRMLGQFGFLAKVFEIFEDLGISVDVVATSEVSISLTLDPSKLWSRELIQQASELDHVVEELEKIAVVNLLQHRSIISLIGNVQRSSLILEK from the exons ATGGCAGCATCATTGCAATTTAATAATGGTATAAGAACAGCTCATTGCGGTTATCAGTTTAGGAGAAATTCTTTGTTAGTTGGACGAAACCAGCCGCAGCTTAAATTTTCATCGTCTATTAGTTCCATTTCTGGATTAGTATGTGCAAGGACTGAAGGTTCTTGTAGTAGGGATAGCAGGAATAGAGGATTGAAAATAAATTGTGATAAAAGGAATGCAGACGAGACTACAAATGGAAGTCCTGGCGACACGGGTGAGCAACTGCTTACTTGTGTGATGAAGTTTGGTGGGTCATCTGTAGCTTCAGCTGAACGGATGAGAGAAGTTGCTGAATTGATACGTAGTTTTCCTGAAGAGCGGCCCGTCATTGTTCTTTCTGCAATGGGTAAAACAACTAACAAGTTGTTACAG GCCGGAGAAAAAGCTGTTAGTTGCGGTGTTATTCATGCATCAGAAATCGAAGAATTGGAATTCATTAAAGACTTGCATTATAG GACCGTTGATGAACTTGGAGTTGACAACTCTGTTATTGCTG TTCACCTAGAAGAACTAGAGCAGCTTCTCAAGGGTATTGCTATGATGAAAGAGCTCACTCCTCGCACAAAAGATTATATTGTTTCTTTTGGGGAATGCATGTCCACTAGAATATTTGCAGCTTATATGAATAAAATTGGTGTCAAAGCTCGCCAA TATGATGCATTTGAAATTGGTTTTATAACCACGGACGAATTCACAAACGCAGACATCTTAGAAGCAACCTATCCTGCTGTTGCAAAGAGATTACATGGTGATTGGATGAAAGAGTCTGCAATTCCTATTATTACAGGCTTCCTTGGAAAG GGATGGAAAACTTGTGCAGTAACTACATTAGGGAGGGGAGGTAGTGACTTGACTGCCACAACAATTGGTAAAGCGTTAGGCTTGCGAGAGATTCAG GTGTGGAAGGATGTTGATGGAGTATTAACATGTGATCCCAATATCTATTCAGGTGCAATGCCTGTGCCATATCTAACGTTTGATGAAGCGGCTGAACTTGCCTATTTTGGTGCACAA GTCCTGCACCCTCAATCCATGAGACCAGCTAGAGAGGGAGACATTCCTGTTAGAGTAAAGAATTCTTACAACCCTAAAGCTCCAGGTACTTTCATAACGAGGTGCAGAGATATGAGTGAG GCTGTATTAACCAGCATTGTGTTGAAGAGAAATGTTACCATGCTGGATATCGTCAGCACCCGAATGCTTGGTCAGTTTGGTTTTCTTGCTAAG GTTTTTGAAATATTTGAAGATTTGGGCATCTCAGTTGATGTGGTTGCAACAAGTGAAGTCAGTATATCTTTGACTTTGGATCCCTCAAAGCTTTGGAGTAGAGAACTGATTCAGCAGGCAAGC GAACTTGACCATGTGGTTGAGGAGCTTGAGAAAATTGCAGTTGTAAATCTCCTTCAACACAGATCCATCATCTCTCTAATTGGAAATGTGCAACGATCATCACTGATATTAGAGAAG TAA
- the LOC113281164 gene encoding aspartokinase 2, chloroplastic-like isoform X1, which translates to MAASLQFNNGIRTAHCGYQFRRNSLLVGRNQPQLKFSSSISSISGLVCARTEGSCSRDSRNRGLKINCDKRNADETTNGSPGDTGEQLLTCVMKFGGSSVASAERMREVAELIRSFPEERPVIVLSAMGKTTNKLLQAGEKAVSCGVIHASEIEELEFIKDLHYRTVDELGVDNSVIAVHLEELEQLLKGIAMMKELTPRTKDYIVSFGECMSTRIFAAYMNKIGVKARQYDAFEIGFITTDEFTNADILEATYPAVAKRLHGDWMKESAIPIITGFLGKGWKTCAVTTLGRGGSDLTATTIGKALGLREIQVWKDVDGVLTCDPNIYSGAMPVPYLTFDEAAELAYFGAQVLHPQSMRPAREGDIPVRVKNSYNPKAPGTFITRCRDMSEAVLTSIVLKRNVTMLDIVSTRMLGQFGFLAKVFEIFEDLGISVDVVATSEVSISLTLDPSKLWSRELIQQASELDHVVEELEKIAVVNLLQHRSIISLIGNVQRSSLILEKAFNVLRTHGVNVQMISQGASKVNISLIVNDSEAEQVVRSLHSTFFERGSFSELDSEQITTNGSVVSTPIISSLN; encoded by the exons ATGGCAGCATCATTGCAATTTAATAATGGTATAAGAACAGCTCATTGCGGTTATCAGTTTAGGAGAAATTCTTTGTTAGTTGGACGAAACCAGCCGCAGCTTAAATTTTCATCGTCTATTAGTTCCATTTCTGGATTAGTATGTGCAAGGACTGAAGGTTCTTGTAGTAGGGATAGCAGGAATAGAGGATTGAAAATAAATTGTGATAAAAGGAATGCAGACGAGACTACAAATGGAAGTCCTGGCGACACGGGTGAGCAACTGCTTACTTGTGTGATGAAGTTTGGTGGGTCATCTGTAGCTTCAGCTGAACGGATGAGAGAAGTTGCTGAATTGATACGTAGTTTTCCTGAAGAGCGGCCCGTCATTGTTCTTTCTGCAATGGGTAAAACAACTAACAAGTTGTTACAG GCCGGAGAAAAAGCTGTTAGTTGCGGTGTTATTCATGCATCAGAAATCGAAGAATTGGAATTCATTAAAGACTTGCATTATAG GACCGTTGATGAACTTGGAGTTGACAACTCTGTTATTGCTG TTCACCTAGAAGAACTAGAGCAGCTTCTCAAGGGTATTGCTATGATGAAAGAGCTCACTCCTCGCACAAAAGATTATATTGTTTCTTTTGGGGAATGCATGTCCACTAGAATATTTGCAGCTTATATGAATAAAATTGGTGTCAAAGCTCGCCAA TATGATGCATTTGAAATTGGTTTTATAACCACGGACGAATTCACAAACGCAGACATCTTAGAAGCAACCTATCCTGCTGTTGCAAAGAGATTACATGGTGATTGGATGAAAGAGTCTGCAATTCCTATTATTACAGGCTTCCTTGGAAAG GGATGGAAAACTTGTGCAGTAACTACATTAGGGAGGGGAGGTAGTGACTTGACTGCCACAACAATTGGTAAAGCGTTAGGCTTGCGAGAGATTCAG GTGTGGAAGGATGTTGATGGAGTATTAACATGTGATCCCAATATCTATTCAGGTGCAATGCCTGTGCCATATCTAACGTTTGATGAAGCGGCTGAACTTGCCTATTTTGGTGCACAA GTCCTGCACCCTCAATCCATGAGACCAGCTAGAGAGGGAGACATTCCTGTTAGAGTAAAGAATTCTTACAACCCTAAAGCTCCAGGTACTTTCATAACGAGGTGCAGAGATATGAGTGAG GCTGTATTAACCAGCATTGTGTTGAAGAGAAATGTTACCATGCTGGATATCGTCAGCACCCGAATGCTTGGTCAGTTTGGTTTTCTTGCTAAG GTTTTTGAAATATTTGAAGATTTGGGCATCTCAGTTGATGTGGTTGCAACAAGTGAAGTCAGTATATCTTTGACTTTGGATCCCTCAAAGCTTTGGAGTAGAGAACTGATTCAGCAGGCAAGC GAACTTGACCATGTGGTTGAGGAGCTTGAGAAAATTGCAGTTGTAAATCTCCTTCAACACAGATCCATCATCTCTCTAATTGGAAATGTGCAACGATCATCACTGATATTAGAGAAG GCGTTCAATGTTCTTCGAACTCATGGAGTTAATGTCCAGATGATCTCTCAGGGAGCATCCAAG GTGAACATTTCATTGATAGTAAACGATAGCGAAGCAGAACAAGTCGTTAGGTCATTACACTCCACGTTCTTTGAGAGAGGCAGTTTCTCAGAACTCGATTCTGAACAGATTACTACTAATGGATCGGTCGTTTCAACTCCCATCATCTCATCGTTGAACTGA
- the LOC113281164 gene encoding aspartokinase 2, chloroplastic-like isoform X2, giving the protein MAASLQFNNGIRTAHCGYQFRRNSLLVGRNQPQLKFSSSISSISGLVCARTEGSCSRDSRNRGLKINCDKRNADETTNGSPGDTGEQLLTCVMKFGGSSVASAERMREVAELIRSFPEERPVIVLSAMGKTTNKLLQAGEKAVSCGVIHASEIEELEFIKDLHYRTVDELGVDNSVIAVHLEELEQLLKGIAMMKELTPRTKDYIVSFGECMSTRIFAAYMNKIGVKARQYDAFEIGFITTDEFTNADILEATYPAVAKRLHGDWMKESAIPIITGFLGKGWKTCAVTTLGRGGSDLTATTIGKALGLREIQVWKDVDGVLTCDPNIYSGAMPVPYLTFDEAAELAYFGAQVLHPQSMRPAREGDIPVRVKNSYNPKAPGTFITRCRDMSEAVLTSIVLKRNVTMLDIVSTRMLGQFGFLAKVFEIFEDLGISVDVVATSEVSISLTLDPSKLWSRELIQQELDHVVEELEKIAVVNLLQHRSIISLIGNVQRSSLILEKAFNVLRTHGVNVQMISQGASKVNISLIVNDSEAEQVVRSLHSTFFERGSFSELDSEQITTNGSVVSTPIISSLN; this is encoded by the exons ATGGCAGCATCATTGCAATTTAATAATGGTATAAGAACAGCTCATTGCGGTTATCAGTTTAGGAGAAATTCTTTGTTAGTTGGACGAAACCAGCCGCAGCTTAAATTTTCATCGTCTATTAGTTCCATTTCTGGATTAGTATGTGCAAGGACTGAAGGTTCTTGTAGTAGGGATAGCAGGAATAGAGGATTGAAAATAAATTGTGATAAAAGGAATGCAGACGAGACTACAAATGGAAGTCCTGGCGACACGGGTGAGCAACTGCTTACTTGTGTGATGAAGTTTGGTGGGTCATCTGTAGCTTCAGCTGAACGGATGAGAGAAGTTGCTGAATTGATACGTAGTTTTCCTGAAGAGCGGCCCGTCATTGTTCTTTCTGCAATGGGTAAAACAACTAACAAGTTGTTACAG GCCGGAGAAAAAGCTGTTAGTTGCGGTGTTATTCATGCATCAGAAATCGAAGAATTGGAATTCATTAAAGACTTGCATTATAG GACCGTTGATGAACTTGGAGTTGACAACTCTGTTATTGCTG TTCACCTAGAAGAACTAGAGCAGCTTCTCAAGGGTATTGCTATGATGAAAGAGCTCACTCCTCGCACAAAAGATTATATTGTTTCTTTTGGGGAATGCATGTCCACTAGAATATTTGCAGCTTATATGAATAAAATTGGTGTCAAAGCTCGCCAA TATGATGCATTTGAAATTGGTTTTATAACCACGGACGAATTCACAAACGCAGACATCTTAGAAGCAACCTATCCTGCTGTTGCAAAGAGATTACATGGTGATTGGATGAAAGAGTCTGCAATTCCTATTATTACAGGCTTCCTTGGAAAG GGATGGAAAACTTGTGCAGTAACTACATTAGGGAGGGGAGGTAGTGACTTGACTGCCACAACAATTGGTAAAGCGTTAGGCTTGCGAGAGATTCAG GTGTGGAAGGATGTTGATGGAGTATTAACATGTGATCCCAATATCTATTCAGGTGCAATGCCTGTGCCATATCTAACGTTTGATGAAGCGGCTGAACTTGCCTATTTTGGTGCACAA GTCCTGCACCCTCAATCCATGAGACCAGCTAGAGAGGGAGACATTCCTGTTAGAGTAAAGAATTCTTACAACCCTAAAGCTCCAGGTACTTTCATAACGAGGTGCAGAGATATGAGTGAG GCTGTATTAACCAGCATTGTGTTGAAGAGAAATGTTACCATGCTGGATATCGTCAGCACCCGAATGCTTGGTCAGTTTGGTTTTCTTGCTAAG GTTTTTGAAATATTTGAAGATTTGGGCATCTCAGTTGATGTGGTTGCAACAAGTGAAGTCAGTATATCTTTGACTTTGGATCCCTCAAAGCTTTGGAGTAGAGAACTGATTCAGCAG GAACTTGACCATGTGGTTGAGGAGCTTGAGAAAATTGCAGTTGTAAATCTCCTTCAACACAGATCCATCATCTCTCTAATTGGAAATGTGCAACGATCATCACTGATATTAGAGAAG GCGTTCAATGTTCTTCGAACTCATGGAGTTAATGTCCAGATGATCTCTCAGGGAGCATCCAAG GTGAACATTTCATTGATAGTAAACGATAGCGAAGCAGAACAAGTCGTTAGGTCATTACACTCCACGTTCTTTGAGAGAGGCAGTTTCTCAGAACTCGATTCTGAACAGATTACTACTAATGGATCGGTCGTTTCAACTCCCATCATCTCATCGTTGAACTGA
- the LOC113281164 gene encoding aspartokinase 1, chloroplastic-like isoform X4: MAASLQFNNGIRTAHCGYQFRRNSLLVGRNQPQLKFSSSISSISGLVCARTEGSCSRDSRNRGLKINCDKRNADETTNGSPGDTGEQLLTCVMKFGGSSVASAERMREVAELIRSFPEERPVIVLSAMGKTTNKLLQAGEKAVSCGVIHASEIEELEFIKDLHYRTVDELGVDNSVIAVHLEELEQLLKGIAMMKELTPRTKDYIVSFGECMSTRIFAAYMNKIGVKARQYDAFEIGFITTDEFTNADILEATYPAVAKRLHGDWMKESAIPIITGFLGKGWKTCAVTTLGRGGSDLTATTIGKALGLREIQVWKDVDGVLTCDPNIYSGAMPVPYLTFDEAAELAYFGAQVLHPQSMRPAREGDIPVRVKNSYNPKAPGTFITRCRDMSEAVLTSIVLKRNVTMLDIVSTRMLGQFGFLAKVFEIFEDLGISVDVVATSEVSISLTLDPSKLWSRELIQQELDHVVEELEKIAVVNLLQHRSIISLIGNVQRSSLILEK; encoded by the exons ATGGCAGCATCATTGCAATTTAATAATGGTATAAGAACAGCTCATTGCGGTTATCAGTTTAGGAGAAATTCTTTGTTAGTTGGACGAAACCAGCCGCAGCTTAAATTTTCATCGTCTATTAGTTCCATTTCTGGATTAGTATGTGCAAGGACTGAAGGTTCTTGTAGTAGGGATAGCAGGAATAGAGGATTGAAAATAAATTGTGATAAAAGGAATGCAGACGAGACTACAAATGGAAGTCCTGGCGACACGGGTGAGCAACTGCTTACTTGTGTGATGAAGTTTGGTGGGTCATCTGTAGCTTCAGCTGAACGGATGAGAGAAGTTGCTGAATTGATACGTAGTTTTCCTGAAGAGCGGCCCGTCATTGTTCTTTCTGCAATGGGTAAAACAACTAACAAGTTGTTACAG GCCGGAGAAAAAGCTGTTAGTTGCGGTGTTATTCATGCATCAGAAATCGAAGAATTGGAATTCATTAAAGACTTGCATTATAG GACCGTTGATGAACTTGGAGTTGACAACTCTGTTATTGCTG TTCACCTAGAAGAACTAGAGCAGCTTCTCAAGGGTATTGCTATGATGAAAGAGCTCACTCCTCGCACAAAAGATTATATTGTTTCTTTTGGGGAATGCATGTCCACTAGAATATTTGCAGCTTATATGAATAAAATTGGTGTCAAAGCTCGCCAA TATGATGCATTTGAAATTGGTTTTATAACCACGGACGAATTCACAAACGCAGACATCTTAGAAGCAACCTATCCTGCTGTTGCAAAGAGATTACATGGTGATTGGATGAAAGAGTCTGCAATTCCTATTATTACAGGCTTCCTTGGAAAG GGATGGAAAACTTGTGCAGTAACTACATTAGGGAGGGGAGGTAGTGACTTGACTGCCACAACAATTGGTAAAGCGTTAGGCTTGCGAGAGATTCAG GTGTGGAAGGATGTTGATGGAGTATTAACATGTGATCCCAATATCTATTCAGGTGCAATGCCTGTGCCATATCTAACGTTTGATGAAGCGGCTGAACTTGCCTATTTTGGTGCACAA GTCCTGCACCCTCAATCCATGAGACCAGCTAGAGAGGGAGACATTCCTGTTAGAGTAAAGAATTCTTACAACCCTAAAGCTCCAGGTACTTTCATAACGAGGTGCAGAGATATGAGTGAG GCTGTATTAACCAGCATTGTGTTGAAGAGAAATGTTACCATGCTGGATATCGTCAGCACCCGAATGCTTGGTCAGTTTGGTTTTCTTGCTAAG GTTTTTGAAATATTTGAAGATTTGGGCATCTCAGTTGATGTGGTTGCAACAAGTGAAGTCAGTATATCTTTGACTTTGGATCCCTCAAAGCTTTGGAGTAGAGAACTGATTCAGCAG GAACTTGACCATGTGGTTGAGGAGCTTGAGAAAATTGCAGTTGTAAATCTCCTTCAACACAGATCCATCATCTCTCTAATTGGAAATGTGCAACGATCATCACTGATATTAGAGAAG TAA